A window from Bufo bufo chromosome 1, aBufBuf1.1, whole genome shotgun sequence encodes these proteins:
- the LOC121005909 gene encoding E3 ubiquitin/ISG15 ligase TRIM25-like isoform X1: MASADVKDELLCSICLCIFKDPVMLRCGHNFCRVCIDRVLYTQDESGVYTCPECREEFQERPALMKNINLHNVAEHFLFTQPDPVEISGILCTYCVDSPVPAVKSCLHCEASLCEKHLRVHSKSSEHVLSDPSTSLEKRKCSVHKKILEYYCTEDSACICVSCSLAGEHKGHRVEMLDEASEKKKGKLRNIFQKLTTKREETEERVQNLEERRRKAQEKASGEAKRVTALFTDIRRRLDNLEKRVLTETSRQEKEESLSFSSRIQKLEIKKVELSGRMRHIEEICNMTDPLTVLQEPDTGDLCDPEEEGGDEDINRCLHDVGDLDVAVISDKLHTLCDIITDIRRGIYVEGPGDILLDVNTAANNVLISDDLKTATRTQYNQNCPETAERFQNNQESWLTL, from the exons ATGGCGTCTGCTGATGTGAAAGACGAGCTGCTCTGCTCcatctgtttatgtatttttaaggATCCTGTAATGCTGAGATGTGGACACAACTTCTGCCGAGTCTGTATTGATCGTGTACTGTATACACAGGACGAGTCTGGGGTTTATACCTGTCCTGAATGTAGAGAAGAGTTTCAGGAGCGGCCTGCACTGATGAAGAACATAAATCTTCATAATGTAGCTGAACATTTCCTGTTTACTCAGCCAGATCCAGTGGAGATCAGCGGGATCTTGTGCACTTACTGTGTGGACTCTCCTGTACCTGCTGTTAAATCCTGTCTACACTGTGAGGCTTCTCTGTGTGAGAAACACCTGAGAGTTCACAGTAAGTCATCAGAACACGTCTTATCTGACCCTAGCACTTCCCTGGAGAAGAGGAAATGTTCTGTCCATAAGAAGATCCTGGAATATTACTGCACTGAGGACTCTGCTTGTATCTGTGTGTCCTGCAGTTTGGCCGGAGAACATAAGGGACACCGGGTGGAGATGCTGGATGAGGCCTCTGAGAAGAAGAAAGGGAAACTGAGAAATATTTTCCAGAAACTGACCACAAAGCGAGAGGAGACTGAGGAAAGAGTCCAGAACCTGGAGGAGCGCAGGAGAAAAGCTCAAGAAAAAGCATCTGGAGAAGCAAAGAGAGTCACTGCCCTGTTTACAGACATCAGGAGACGACTGGACAACCTGGAGAAGAGGGTCCTGACTGAGACCTCCAGGCAGGAAAAGGAAGAGTCACTCTCATTCTCTTCTCGGATCCAGAAGCTGGAAATAAAGAAGGTTGAGCTGTCCGGGAGGATGAGACACATTGAGGAGATATGTAACATGACTGATCCACTGACTGTCTTACAGGAACCAGATACAGGTGACTTGTGTGATCCTGAGGAGGAAGGAGGTGATGAAGACATAAATAGATGTCTCCATGATGTAGGTGATCTGGATGTGGCTGTGATCTCAGACAAATTACACACATTATGTGACATAATAACAGATATAAGGAGAGGGATCTATGTGGAGGGTCCTGGAGacatattactggatgtaaacaCAGCTGCTAATAATGtc cttatATCAGACGACCTGAAAACTGCAACCCGTACACAATATAATCAGAATTGTCCAGAAACAGCAGAGAGATTCCAGAATAATcag GAAAGCTGGTTAACTTTATAA
- the LOC121005909 gene encoding E3 ubiquitin/ISG15 ligase TRIM25-like isoform X2: MASADVKDELLCSICLCIFKDPVMLRCGHNFCRVCIDRVLYTQDESGVYTCPECREEFQERPALMKNINLHNVAEHFLFTQPDPVEISGILCTYCVDSPVPAVKSCLHCEASLCEKHLRVHSKSSEHVLSDPSTSLEKRKCSVHKKILEYYCTEDSACICVSCSLAGEHKGHRVEMLDEASEKKKGKLRNIFQKLTTKREETEERVQNLEERRRKAQEKASGEAKRVTALFTDIRRRLDNLEKRVLTETSRQEKEESLSFSSRIQKLEIKKVELSGRMRHIEEICNMTDPLTVLQEPDTGDLCDPEEEGGDEDINRCLHDVGDLDVAVISDKLHTLCDIITDIRRGIYVEGPGDILLDVNTAANNVLISDDLKTATRTQYNQNCPETAERFQNNQVMSSRGFTSGRHYWDVEISGSGGWMVGMCYPSIHRRGERSYIGDNNKSWSLRRYNNQYSVRHDGKEIRLPDEISSDRFRICLDYEAGQLSFYELCDPIRHLHTFTATFTEPLHAALCVFGRMILNPMHVLMNIRR, translated from the exons ATGGCGTCTGCTGATGTGAAAGACGAGCTGCTCTGCTCcatctgtttatgtatttttaaggATCCTGTAATGCTGAGATGTGGACACAACTTCTGCCGAGTCTGTATTGATCGTGTACTGTATACACAGGACGAGTCTGGGGTTTATACCTGTCCTGAATGTAGAGAAGAGTTTCAGGAGCGGCCTGCACTGATGAAGAACATAAATCTTCATAATGTAGCTGAACATTTCCTGTTTACTCAGCCAGATCCAGTGGAGATCAGCGGGATCTTGTGCACTTACTGTGTGGACTCTCCTGTACCTGCTGTTAAATCCTGTCTACACTGTGAGGCTTCTCTGTGTGAGAAACACCTGAGAGTTCACAGTAAGTCATCAGAACACGTCTTATCTGACCCTAGCACTTCCCTGGAGAAGAGGAAATGTTCTGTCCATAAGAAGATCCTGGAATATTACTGCACTGAGGACTCTGCTTGTATCTGTGTGTCCTGCAGTTTGGCCGGAGAACATAAGGGACACCGGGTGGAGATGCTGGATGAGGCCTCTGAGAAGAAGAAAGGGAAACTGAGAAATATTTTCCAGAAACTGACCACAAAGCGAGAGGAGACTGAGGAAAGAGTCCAGAACCTGGAGGAGCGCAGGAGAAAAGCTCAAGAAAAAGCATCTGGAGAAGCAAAGAGAGTCACTGCCCTGTTTACAGACATCAGGAGACGACTGGACAACCTGGAGAAGAGGGTCCTGACTGAGACCTCCAGGCAGGAAAAGGAAGAGTCACTCTCATTCTCTTCTCGGATCCAGAAGCTGGAAATAAAGAAGGTTGAGCTGTCCGGGAGGATGAGACACATTGAGGAGATATGTAACATGACTGATCCACTGACTGTCTTACAGGAACCAGATACAGGTGACTTGTGTGATCCTGAGGAGGAAGGAGGTGATGAAGACATAAATAGATGTCTCCATGATGTAGGTGATCTGGATGTGGCTGTGATCTCAGACAAATTACACACATTATGTGACATAATAACAGATATAAGGAGAGGGATCTATGTGGAGGGTCCTGGAGacatattactggatgtaaacaCAGCTGCTAATAATGtc cttatATCAGACGACCTGAAAACTGCAACCCGTACACAATATAATCAGAATTGTCCAGAAACAGCAGAGAGATTCCAGAATAATcaggtgatgagcagcaggggattTACCTCAGGGCGACATTACTGGGATGTGGAGATCAGTGGATCAGGGGGTTGGATGGTGGGGATGTGTTATCCCAGTATACACAGGAGGGGAGAACGGTCATACATTGGGGATAATAACAAGTCCTGGAGTTTGAGGAGGTATAATAATCAGTATTCAGTGAGACATGACGGTAAAGAGATCCGGTTACCTGACGAGATCTCCAGTGATAGATTCAGGATATGTCTGGACTATGAGGCCGGGCAGCTGTCCTTTTATGAGCTGTGTGACCCCATCAGACACTTACACACCTTCACTGCCACCTTCACCGAGCCCCTTCATGCTGCATTGTGTGTATTTGGTAGAATGATTTTAAATCCCATGCATGTTCTTATGAACATTCGTCGTTGA